A portion of the Salminus brasiliensis chromosome 9, fSalBra1.hap2, whole genome shotgun sequence genome contains these proteins:
- the LOC140561852 gene encoding uncharacterized protein isoform X1 gives MESTNSSSQETSSPTSHMNTSLTPKKINGKKRSQWCSECGRSFRDSGALKVHQRIHTGEKPYQCSDCGKSFNQQSHLQKHQRVHTGEKPYHCSDCGKCFTESGSLKNHQRIHTGEKPYQCSDCGKSFNQQSNLQTHQRIHTGEKPYYCSECGHIFRDSSSLKKHQRIHTGEKPYHCSDCEKSYREIGSLKKHQRIHTGEKPYYCSDCGKSFRESSTLKKHQRIHTGEKPYYCSDCGKSFTQQGNLQTHHRIHTGEKPYHCSDCGKCFTESGSLKKHQHLHRGKKK, from the coding sequence ATGGAGTCCACAAACTCCAGCTCTCAGGaaacatcatctccaacttctcaCATGAACACTTCTCTCACACCTAAAAAAATTAATGGGAAAAAAAGATCTCAGTGGTGTTCAGAGTGTGGAAGGAGTTTTAGAGATAGTGGTGCCCTCAAagtacaccagcgcattcatactggagagaaaccgtatcagtgctcagactgtgggaagagtttcaatCAACAGAGCCATCTCCAAAAACACCAGCgtgttcacacaggagagaaaccgtatcattgctcagactgtggaaaaTGTTTTACAGAGAGTGGTTCCCTCAAAAaccaccagcgcattcacactggagagaaaccctatcagtgctcagactgtgggaagagttttaatcaacagagtAATCTCCAAACacatcagcgcattcacactggagagaaaccatattactgctcagagtgtggacaTATTTTTAGAGACAGTAGTTCCCTCAAAAAACATCAGCGCATTCatactggagagaaaccgtaccactgctcagactgtgagaagagttatAGAGAGATTGGTTCCCTCaaaaaacaccagcgcattcatacAGGGGAGAAgccatattactgctcagactgtgggaagagttttaggGAGAGTAGTACCCTCAagaaacaccagcgcattcacactggagagaaaccatattactgctcagactgtgggaagagttttactcaGCAGGGTAATCTCCAGACGCACCatcgcattcacacaggagaaaagccctatcactgctcagactgtgggaagtgTTTTACTGAGAGTGGTTCCCTCAAGAAACATCAGCACCTTCACAGAGGAAAGAAAAAGTAA
- the bcl10 gene encoding B-cell lymphoma/leukemia 10, with amino-acid sequence MDASHLTEDEMAEVKKEVLERLRPYLVDKLIAERHFDYLRSKKILTREDAEEISCRSTRGKRAGKLLDMLSENPRGLDTLIESIQRIRTLNFIIVKITDEVQRVKNEKLEALKAGMSSSGCSAKYTSGATNDLSKADLYEYDKCSTMCLHPDGEGSPASSVTSSSLNLRCVPSQGRYPLSVGASAVSLNVSSTSSCLPKPGDPGAPPLPDELEMEGQDIDAGACGSTGSSGDANFQPLRSRSLTPSVGNTL; translated from the exons ATGGACGCGTCTCACCTGACTGAAGACGAAATGGCCGAAGTGAAAAAGGAA GTCCTGGAGAGACTGCGGCCATACCTGGTGGATAAGCTAATCGCAGAGCGTCATTTTGATTACCTGCGCTCAAAGAAGATCCTTACCCGTGAAGATGCTGAGGAGATTAGCTGTAGGAGCACACGGGGAAAACGAGCCGGAAAACTGCTGGACATGCTGTCTGAAAACCCCCGTGGTTTAGACACCCTCATCGAGTCCATCCAGCGCATCCGCACCCTCAACTTCATCATCGTCAAGATCACAGACGAGGTGCAGCGGGTAAAGAACGAGAAACTGGAGGCTCTGAAAG CAGGTATGTCCAGTTCAGGTTGCTCAGCCAAGTACACATCCGGAGCCACTAATGACCTTTCGAAGGCTGACCTCTATGAATACGACAAGTGCTCCACCATGTGCCTCCACCCCGATGGGGAGGGCAGCCCTGCCTCCTCTGTGACGAGCAGCTCGTTGAACCTGCGCTGCGTACCTAGCCAGGGTAGGTACCCGCTGTCGGTTGGCGCCTCTGCGGTCAGTCTGAACGTCTCCTCCACATCGTCATGCCTTCCCAAACCTGGCGACCCTGGAGCCCCACCTCTTCCTGATGAGCTCGAGATGGAGGGTCAGGACATAGATGCTGGGGCTTGTGGAAGCACAGGATCCAGTGGGGATGCCAACTTCCAACCCCTGCGCTCCCGTTCCCTGACCCCTTCTGTTGGTAACACACTCTAA
- the LOC140561852 gene encoding uncharacterized protein isoform X2 yields MESTNSSSQETSSPTSHMNTSLTPKKINGKKRSQWCSECGRSFRDSGALKVHQRIHTGEKPYQCSDCGKSFNQQSHLQKHQRVHTGEKPYHCSDCGKCFTESGSLKNHQRIHTGEKPYQCSDCGKSFNQQSNLQTHQRIHTGEKPYYCSECGHIFRDSSSLKKHQRIHTGEKPYHCSDCEKSYREIGSLKKHQRIHTGEKPYYCSDCGKSFRESSTLKKHQRIHTGEKPYYCSDCGKSFTQQGNLQTHHRIHTGEKPYHCSDCGKCFTESGSLKKHQHLHRGKKKFHCSECGRSFRYRGGLKAHQHIHTGERPHYCSECGKSFNRQSNLQQHQRIHTGENPYYCSDCGKSFNRQSNLLTHQRIHTGENPYCCSDCGKSFKQQSTLQKHWRIHTGEKPYYCSDCGKSFRESSSLRKHQRIHTGEKPHHCSECGKSFAQQGSLQVHQRIHTGFKPYYCSDCGKSFYQSSILQKHQRVHTGEKPYHCSDCGKSFTRQSNLQRHQRIHTGEKPYYCSDCGKCFNQSSILQKHKRVHRRKEQ; encoded by the exons ATGGAGTCCACAAACTCCAGCTCTCAGGaaacatcatctccaacttctcaCATGAACACTTCTCTCACACCTAAAAAAATTAATGGGAAAAAAAGATCTCAGTGGTGTTCAGAGTGTGGAAGGAGTTTTAGAGATAGTGGTGCCCTCAAagtacaccagcgcattcatactggagagaaaccgtatcagtgctcagactgtgggaagagtttcaatCAACAGAGCCATCTCCAAAAACACCAGCgtgttcacacaggagagaaaccgtatcattgctcagactgtggaaaaTGTTTTACAGAGAGTGGTTCCCTCAAAAaccaccagcgcattcacactggagagaaaccctatcagtgctcagactgtgggaagagttttaatcaacagagtAATCTCCAAACacatcagcgcattcacactggagagaaaccatattactgctcagagtgtggacaTATTTTTAGAGACAGTAGTTCCCTCAAAAAACATCAGCGCATTCatactggagagaaaccgtaccactgctcagactgtgagaagagttatAGAGAGATTGGTTCCCTCaaaaaacaccagcgcattcatacAGGGGAGAAgccatattactgctcagactgtgggaagagttttaggGAGAGTAGTACCCTCAagaaacaccagcgcattcacactggagagaaaccatattactgctcagactgtgggaagagttttactcaGCAGGGTAATCTCCAGACGCACCatcgcattcacacaggagaaaagccctatcactgctcagactgtgggaagtgTTTTACTGAGAGTGGTTCCCTCAAGAAACATCAGCACCTTCACAGAGGAAAGAAAAA ATTTCAT tgttcagaGTGTGGAAGGAGTTTTAGATATAGAGGTGGCCTCAAAGCACACCAGCACATTCATACTGGAGAAAGACCACATTACTGTTCAGAGTGTGGGAAAAGTTTCAATAGACAGAGTAATCTCCagcaacaccagcgcattcacactggagagaatccatattactgctcagactgtggaaagagttttaataGACAGAGTAATCTGCtaacacaccagcgcattcacactggagagaatcCATAttgctgctcagactgtgggaagagttttaagcAACAGAGTACTCTCCAAAAACACTGGCGaattcacactggagaaaaaccgtattactgctcagactgtgggaagagttttaggGAGAGTAGTTCCCTCAggaaacaccagcgcattcacacaggggaGAAACCTCATCACTGCTCAGaatgtgggaagagttttgcTCAACAAGGTAGTCTCCAAGTACACCAGCGCATCCACACAGGATTTAAAccgtattactgctcagactgtgggaagagtttttaTCAATCGAGTATTCTCCAAAAACACCAGCGTGTTCACACGGGggagaaaccatatcactgctcagactgtggaaagagttttactAGACAGAGTAATCTCCAaagacaccagcgcattcacacaggagagaaaccatattactgctcagactgtgggaagtgTTTTAATCAATCTAGTATTCTCCAAAAACACAAGCGCGTTCACAGAAGGAAGGAACAATAA